GATTTTTGACCTTTGTGACCACGACCAGATGTTTTTCCAAAACCTGATCCAATACCTCGTCCTAATCGTTTTCGATTTAAACGCGCTCCAAAAGCTGGAGAAAGAGTATTTAAATACATTTTTTTATTCCTCTTGTACTTTTAAAATATAAGAAATCTTTTTTATCATACCTTGAATGGCAGATGTATTTTCACGTATTACAGTATGTCCGACATAACGTAATCCAAGTCCGATTAATGTTTTTTTATGTTTTGGTATTCTGCCTATAGAACTTTTTATTTGAGTAATTTTTATATTTTTCATTAGATAAAATTTATCCTAATATGTCTTCAAGACGTTTGTTTCTTTTAGCAGCTACCATTTCTGGAGACTTCATATTGACTAAACCATTCATTGTAGCTCGAACTACATTGATTGGATTAGTAGAACCGTAAGTTTTAGCTAATACATTATGTATACCTGCCACTTCCAATACTGCACGCATTGCTCCTCCTGCAATAATTCCAGTTCCATCAGAAGCAGGTTTCATAAAAACATTTGATCCAGTATGAGATCCTTTTAATGAATGTTGTAAAGTTTTATTAACTAATGGTATAGTAATCATATTACGTCGAGCTTTTTCCATTGCTTTCTGAATAGCAGCAGGTACTTCACGTGCTTTACCATATCCAAAACCAACTCGACCGTCTCCATTCCCTACCACAGTTAATGCTGTAAAGGAAAATATACGACCACCTTTAACAGTTTTTGAAACACGGTTAACTGTAATTAACTTTTCTTGTAAATCACTATTATTTTTTTTTTCAAAATTAGCCATTCTATTATTTTTCACCTTAAAACTTTAATCCAAATTTACGTGCAGATTCTGCTAAAACTTGTATACGACCATGATACTTAAAACCAGATCGATCAAAAGAAACATTATATATTCCTTTTGACAAGGCTCGTTCTGCAATAATTTTACCCACTATTTGCGCCGCTTCTTTATTTCCTGTATATTTTATATTAGAACTTATGTTTTTTTCTAAAGTGGAAGCAAATACTAAAACTTTTGATTCTGTAGAGGAAATTATTTGAGCATATATATGACGTGAAGTTCGATGTACTACTAATCGAACAGCTTTTAAAGCTTTAATTTTAAGACGTGCTTTCATAGATCGACGTATACGAGAATTGATTTTATTTTTTCTAGAAAAAGTCATTTTATTTCTTCTTTGCCTCTTTTATACGTACCACTTCATCTGAATAACGAATTCCTTTTCCTTTATAAGGTTCCGGTATACGATAAGAACGTAAATTTGCAGCAATTTGTCCAACTAGTTGTTTATCTATTCCTTTAACAATAATCTCTGTTGGAGATGGATTTTCTACAGCAATATTTTTAGGTAAACAATATGTAATAACATGAGAATAACCTAATGACATGTTAATTGTATTTTCTTTTGTGATTGAAACACGATATCCCACCCCAGAAAAATGCAATTTTTTACTAAATCTTTTTGAAACACCTATAATCATGGAATTTATAAGAGCTCTTGCAGTTCCAGCCTGCGCCCAAGCATCAGAAAAAGACAAACGTGGTGAAAAAACTATTTGATTATTTAAATATTGTATTTTAACTGATCGATGAATAGTACGTGAAAGATGTCCATATTTCCCTTTAATCAATACTACTTGTGAATCTAATTGAACGTCAATATCAGAAGGAACAAAAATAGGACATTTAGCAACACGAGACATTCTTCCTCCAATCATTATTTCTAAGCTACATAACAAATGACTTCACCGCCAAGACCTTCTTGACGAGCCATACGATCTGTCATAACTCCTTGAGAAGTAGAAATTACTGCTATTCCCAAACCAGCCATGACTTTAGGTAAATTATTCTTTTTTTTGTATATTCTTAAACTAGGACGACTGACACGTTGAATCGTTTCTATTACAGATTTTCCTTTAAAATATTTTAAAATTACTTTTAATATTAGTTTAGAATCACCTGTAATATTAAAATCTTTAATATAACCTTCCTGTTTTAACAATTTAACAATTGATTTTTTTAATTTCGAGGAAGGCATTGTAACAGAATATTTGTTAGCTGATTGACCGTTTCGAATACGAGTTAACATATCTGATACTGGATCTTGCATACTCATTTTAAACTCCAAAATATGAAAAATTATTTTTTACCAACTAGCTTTTTTTAAACCAGGTATTTCACCTTTCATAGCTGCTTCTCTAACTTTAATGCGACTTAATCCAAATTTACGTAAAAAAGCATGCGGCCGACCAGTTTGACGACATCTATTTCTTTGACGTGATGGACTAGAATCACGAGGAAAAGATTGTAATTTCAAAACAGCATTCCAACGTTCTTCTTCTGGAAGAAGCATGTTAGAAATAATATTTTTTAATTCAACACGCTGTATGTAAAACTTATTAGCTAATTTTACACGTTTAACTTCTCTTGCCTTCATTGATTGTTTAGCCATTGAATTACCTTTTTATTATTTACGAAAAGGAAAATTAAAAGCAGATAATAATAAACGACCCTCATGATCAGATGTAGCAGTAGTAGTTATCGTTACATCTAAGCCACGAACTCGATCTACTTTATCATAATCAATCTCAGGGAAAATGATCTGCTCACGTATTCCTAAACTATAATTTCCGTGACCATCAAAAGAATTGATTGATAAACCACGAAAATCACGAATTCTTGGAACTGCAATAATAATTAAACGTTCAAAAAAATCCCATTTCCTCTGACCACGTAATGTAACTTTGCAGCCAATAGGATAACCTTGACGAATTTTAAAACCAGCAACAGATTTACGAGCTTTAGTGATTAGCGGTTTTTGTCCAGATATTGCTGTAAGATCCGAAACAGCATAATCTAAAACTTTTTTATCAGAAGCAGCAGCGCCTACACCCATATTTAAGGTAATTTTATCAATTTTAGGAACCTGCATAATAGAACTATAATTTAGTTCAAGCATAAGTTTTTTTGTTACTTTTAATTTATAATAATCATACAATGTTGCCATTATATTACTCCATTCTATTTAATCGTTTTACTATTAGATTTGAAAAAACGAACTTTTTTTCCTTCTTCAAATCTAAAACCAACACGATCTGCTTTTTTAGATTCAGGATTAAAAATAGCAATATTTGATATTTGAATAGGTGCTTCTTTTTCTATGATACCACCGCTTTTATTTTGAGATGGAACTGGTTTTTGATGTTTTTTAATTATATTTACACCATTAACAATTGCTTTATGTGTAGATAAAATATTTTTAATAACACCTTTTTTCCCTTTATCTTTACCAGTTAATATAATAACTTCATCATTACGACGTAACTTTGATGCCATTTTTTATTCCTTGAAAATGTTATTATTAAAGAACTTCTGGTGCTAATGAAATAATTTTCATAAATTTTTCTGTTCTCAATTCGCGAGTAACAGGCCCAAAGATACGAGTACCTATAGGTTGTTCATTATTGTTCAGTACAACACAAGCGTTTCTATCAAAACGAATTACTGATCCATCAGATCGCCTTACTCCTTTTTTGGTCCTTACTACTACTGCTTTAAGAACTTCTCCTTTTTTTACTTTACCTCTTGGAATTGCTTCTTTAATTGTTATCTTAATTATATCTCCAATACCTGCATATCGTCGGCGAGAACCACCTAATACTTTAATACACATAGCAGAACGTGCTCCAGAGTTATCAGCTACATATAAAATTGTTTGTTCTTGAACCATAATTTTAAACACCTTAACTTTGCAATTTTAAATAGCTATAAAATTACTAATGTAAAATAATTTTATTATAACACTGCTTTTTTTATATGAACAGAAACATGAGCAGACGTGAGTTTGTTCATGTTTTTAAAAATATTTAAAAAATAGTTTTTTCAATAATACGCACCAAAACCCAAGACTTTGTTTTAGAAATTGGACGAGATTCTCTAATTTCTATTAAATCACCAATAGCACATTCATTTTTTTCATCATGAATATGTAATTTCGTAGTACGTTTAATGAATTTTCCATAAATAGCATGTTTTACAAAACGCTCAATAGCAACAACCGCAGATTTTTGCATCTTGTTACTGATTACTCGACCTTGTAAAGTTCGAATATTTTCCATTATTTTATGATGTCCTTTTCAGTTAATAAAGTTTTTAATTGTGCAATATTTCGTCGAACTTTCCGTAATAAATGAGGTTGTTTTAATTTTCCAGATACAGATTGCATACGTAGATTAAATTTCTCACGTAATAATTCTAACAGCTCTATTTTAAGATCTTTTTTATTTTTTTTTCGAAATACTGTTATAACTTTCATTACATCACCATTTTATTTACAAAAGTAGTTTTAATTGGCAATTTTGAAGCGGCTAATTTAAATGCTTCACGAGATTCTTCTTCAGTAACACCATCTAATTCATAAAGAATTTTACCCGGTTGTATTAAAGCAACCCAATACTCAACATTTCCTTTTCCTTTACCCATTCTTACTTCCAATGGTTTCTGAGTTATAGGTTTATCAGGAAATATACGTATCCACATCTTGCCTTGTCTTTTAATACAACGAGTTATAGCTCTTCTTGCAGATTCGATTTGACGAGCCGTTAAACGTCCTCGACTAGTGGCTTTTAGACCAAAAGAACCAAAATCAACACTAGTACCAGAAGCTAGTCCACGATTGCGACCTTTATGCATTTTTCGAAATTTAGTACGTTTTGGTTGCAACATTGGTAGACTCTCTTTGTTCTTATTTACGATTTTTACGATGTTGTTTTTTTGTTTGGATAGAAGGTTTTTCTAATTTTTCCATTGCAGACATACCACCTAAGATTTCACCTTTAAAAATCCAGACTTTTACACCTATCACGCCATATGTTGTATGAGCTTCTGAAGTACTATAATCAATATTCGCACGCAACGTATGTAAAGGCACTCTACCTTCTCTATACCACTCTCGACGAGCTATTTCTGCTCCTCCTAAGCGACCACTAACTTCAACCTTGATACCTTTAGCGCCTTGACGCATTGCGTTTTGTACAGATCTTTTCATAGCACGTCTAAACATAACTCTTCTTTCTAATTGAGAAGTAATACTATCCGATACAAGTTTTGCATCTAGTTCAGGTTTACGTATTTCAGAAATATTTATTTGAACAGGTACACCTGTAATTTTTGCAATATTAATTCTTAATTTCTCTACATCTTCACCTTTTTTACCAATGACAATACCAGGTCTTGCTGTATAGATAGTAACTCGAATACTCTTTGCTGGTCTTTCAATAATAATTCGAGAAATAGATGCTTTGATCAATGATTTCATTAAAAATTGACGCACTTTATAATCACTATCTAAATGATCTGCAAAATCTTTAGTATTAGCAAACCAAACAGAATTCCATTTTTTTATTATTCCTAGTCGCATTCCATTAGGATGTACTTTCTGACCCATTATTATTTCTCCTCAATATTAACGATCAGATACCACCACAGTAATATGACTAGTTCGCTTTAAAATACGATCTGCACGTCCTTTAGCACGTGGCATCATTCTTTTCATTGTTGAACCTTCATTAATAAATATTTTTTTTATTCTCAATTTATCTATATCAGCACCATCATTATGTTCAGCATTTGCTACAGCCGATTCAAGTACTTTTTTTACTAAAATAGCCGCTTTTTTATTACTATAAGTTAAAATATTTAATGCTTGCGGAACTTTTTTACCGCGTATTAAATCTGCAATCAAACGAACTTTTTGTGCAGAAGATCGTGCTTGACGATGATGAGCTAAAGTTTCCATTTATTCCTCTCTTTAACGTTTTTTTACTTTTTTATCTGCAGTATGTCCTCTATAAGTACGAGTTAAAGAAAATTCACCTAACTTATGCCCTACCATTTCTTCTGTTATAAAAACAGGAATATGATGACGACCATTATGAATGGATATGGTTAAACCAACCATGTTTGGAAATATTGTCGAACGTCTTGACCAAGTTTTAATTGGTTTTTTATCATTTGTTTTTACTGATTTTTCTACTTTTTTTAATAAACTGAGATCAATAAAAGGACCTTTCTTAAGAGAACGTGGCATAAAGTAATTTTCTCTCTACAATTATTTAGTACGATGACGTAAAATAAATTTTTCAGTACGTTTATTTTTACGAGTTTTTTTTCCTTTCGTTTGCACACCCCATGGAGTAACCGGATGTTTACCAAAATTTCTTCCTTCACCACCTCCATGAGGATGATCAACAGGATTCATTGCTGTACCACGGACAGTAGGACGTATTCCTACCCAACGGGATGCACCTGCTTTACCTAAAACTTTTAACATATGTTCAGAATTTCCAACTTCACCAATAGTTGCTCTACAATGAGAGGGTGTTTTTCTCATTTCACCTGAACGCAAACGTAATGTCGCATATTCTTTATCACATGCTACTAACTGTACATAACTTCCTGCAGAACGAGCTATTTGACCACCTTTTCCAGGTTTCATTTCTACGTTATGAATCAATGTACCAACTGGAATATTTTTAATGGGTAAAGTATTGCCAATTTTTATCGGAGCATTTAAACCAGATACTATAACATCTCCTATTTTTAAATCTTTAGGGGCTAAAATATAATTTCTTTCACCATCTTTATATAATATTAAAGCAATATTAGAAGAACGATTAGGATCATATTCAAATCTTTCTATAATAGCTTCTACATTATCTTTCTTTCTTTTAAAATCTATAATGCGATATGCTCTTTTATGTCCACCGCCAATATGGCGAGTTGTAATTCTACCATTATTATTACGTCCTCCACTTTTACTTTTTTTCTTTAAAAGTAATGAGTATGGTTTTCCTTTATATAATTCTGAATTAACAACTTTAACAACATGGCGACGACCAGGAGATGTCGGTTTGCATTTAACAATTGCCATTGTGTTGTCCTCCGACTACTCTCTATTGCCGATAAAATCTAAATTATACCCTTTTTTTACCTTAATATAGGCTTTTTTCCAATTACTTTTTTGAATAATACGATTAGATTGACGTTTCACTTTCCCCTTAATTTTTAATGTTTTTATACTTTCAACTTCTATATTAAATATTTTTTTTACAGCACATTTTATTTCATATTTAGTAGAATTATTTAAAACTTTTAAAACAACAGTATTAAATTTTTCTATAGATATAGATGCTTTTTCAGATACATGTGGAGCAAGTAGTATTTTCAGCAAACGTTCCTCAGAAATCATGAAAGTATTTCCTCTACTTTTTTGACTGCTTCAACCGTAATAATAACGTGCTCAAAAGCAATTAAACTAACCGGATCTATTGAACGTACATCCTTTACATCTACTGAATATAAATTTCTAGATGCAAGAAACAAATTATTATCTATTTTATCAGTAATAATAAGAACATTTTTTAAATCTATCTCTTGTAGTTTTTTCACTAAAAGTTTAGTTTTAGGCACATTCAATGAGAAATCTTTAAAAATTATTAATCTTTTTTGACGTATTAATTCAGAAAAAATACTTTTTAACGCACCACGATACATTTTTTTGTTAACTTTTTGACTATATTCTTGCGGTTTTGCAGCAAATGTAACACCACCAGAACGCCAAATTGGACTTCTAAAAGATCCTGCTCGTGCACGACCTGTACCTTTTTGACGCCATGGTTTTCTACCTGATCCAGATACTTCAGCACGACTTTTTTGTGCTCTAGTACCTTGACGGGTAGATGCTGAATAAGCAACAACAACTTGATGAATTAGAGCTTTATTAAAATCACGACCAAAAATGACTTCAGAAACACTAAGAACACTTTGTATGTCTTTAACTACTAATTCCATGCTTTACTCCTCACTGCTCTCAAACCTTGATAGCTGGTTTAACGATAAGATCACTGCCGGTAGCACCGGGAACCGCACCTTTTACTAAAAGAAGATTTTTATCTTCATCAACATGTACTATATTTAAATTTTGTATGGTAACGCGACTATTTCCTAGTTGTCCTGCCATTTTTTTACCTTTAAATACTCTACCAGGAGTTTGATTTTGTCCGATAGAACCGGGTACTCTATGAGACAAAGAATTCCCGTGTGTAGCATCTTGAGTATGAAAATTCCAACGTTTAACTGTACCGCAAAAACCTTTTCCTTTGGAAACACCTGTTACATCTACCTTTTTAATATTGTTAAAAATATTAATATTAATTTTTTGTCCTACTTGAAAAGTTTCATTTTGATTCGTTTTAAATTCCCATAAACCGCGACCAGGCATGACACCTGACTTTAAAAAATGTCCTGCTTTTGGTTTTGTTAATCTATTTGTTTTTTTTATACCAGTAGTTACTTGAATAGCGCAATAGAAATCAGTATTTATATTTTTTACTTGTGTAACTCGATTTTCTTGAAGTTCAATTACTGTTACTGGAATTGAAGATCCTTCTTTAGTAAAAATACGAGTCATACCTAGTTTTTTACCGACTAAACCAATCATTCTTTTTAATACCTTAATCATATATGTCTATTGAATTAACCTAAACTAATTTGTACATCTACACCAGCGGCAAGATCCAGACGCATTAGTGCATCAACAGTTTTTTCAGTAGGTTCTACTATATCAATTAAACGCTTGTGTGTGCGAATTTCATATTGATCGCGTGCATCCTTATTGACATGAGGAGAAACTAAAATAGTAAATCGTTCTTTACGAGTGGGAAGAGGAATTGGGCCACGTACTTGAGCACCAGTTCTTTTTGCTGTTTCAACAATTTCTGTAGTTGATTGATCAATTAATCTATGATCAAAAGCTTTTAAACGAATACGAATTCTTTGGTTCTGCATTAGACCAGAACTCCAATTTATATACACAGTAAAAAATTTAACCTTCTCTGAATTGATTTATATCATTCAGAAGTAGATGTAATTAATAACACTATATAACTCCTATATTAGGAGTATTTTTTAAATACATAAAATGATTTATTTAAAGAAATTTAATTTTTTTTTTATAACATATTCTTCATCTTTTTTAAAATATTAAACAATATTATATATCAAAAATAAAAAAAAATAATAACATATTATTAAGTATATAATCAAGAAAAGAGCATTTTATACTCTTTTCTTAATAAACTCAACTATATAATTATAAAAAAATACATTTTAAATATAAAATCATCAGATTAAAACTTTAGAAACTACACCAGCTCCAACAGTACGTCCACCTTCACGTATAGCAAATCTTAATCCATCAGCCATAGCAATAGGATTAATTAAAGTAACAGTCATTTTTATATTATCTCCCGGCATAACCATTTCAACACCTTCTGGCAACTCGATAGCACCGGTTACATCAGTAGTTCTAAAATAAAACTGAGGACGATATCCCTTAAAAAATGGAGTATGACGCCCACCTTCTTCTTTGGATAAAACATAAACTTCAGACTCGAATGTTGTATGTGGATGAATACTACCTGGTTTTGCTAAAACTTGACCTCTTTCAATTTCATCGCGTTTTGTACCACGTAGTAAAACACCTACGTTTTCTCCAGCGCGGCCTTCATCTAACAATTTTCTAAACATTTCTACACCAGTGCAAGTAGTTTTTGTTGTTTTTTTTATTCCTACAATTTCTACTTCTTCACCAACTTTGATTACACCTTTTTCTACTCTTCCTGTTACTACAGTACCTCTTCCTGATATAGAAAAAACATCTTCTATAGGTAATAAAAAATCTTGATCTATTGCTCGTTTTGGTTCAGGAATGTAACTATCTAAAAATTTAGATAAATCAATAATTTTTGATTCCCATTCAGGATCTCCTTCTAAAGCTTTAAGAGCTGAACCACGCACAATAGGAGTATCGTCTCCGGGAAAATCATACTGTGTTAATAAATCACGTACTTCCATTTCTACTAATTCAAGTAGTTCTTCATCATCTACCATATCACATTTATTAAGAAAGACAACAATATACGGTACACCAACTTGTCTACCGAGTAAAATATGTTCACGAGTTTGTGGCATCGGACCATCAGTAGCAGCAACAACTAGAATAGCACCATCCATCTGAGCTGCACCAGTAATCATATTTTTTATATAATCAGCGTGACCTGGGCAATCAACATGAGCATAATGCCTGAATTCAGTATCATATTCTACATGAGAAGTGTTAATTGTAATACCTCTTGCTTTTTCTTCAGGTGCATTATCAATCTGATCAAAAGCACGCGCAGAACCACCATATTTTTTTGATAAAACAGTTGTAATAGCTGCAGTTAACGTTGTTTTTCCATGGTCTACATGACCAATAGTACCTACATTTATATGAGGTTTTAATCGTTGAAATTTTTCTTTAGACATTATTTTTTTATTCCCTAGATGATATATTTTTTATAAATCAAAAAATATTGTATACATTATATAAAAAAACTTCTACTTTTCTCTTCTTTCAATAATAGCTGTAGAAATATTAGATGGTGCTTCTACATACTTTAAAAACTCCATAGAATAAGAAGCCCTACCTTGTGTTTGAGAACGTAAATCAGTAGCGTATCCAAACATTTCAGATAAAGGAACGCATGCATTAATAATTTTACCAATCGATAAATCTTTCATTCCCTCAATCACACCTCTTCTACGATTTAAATCACCTATAACATCTCCCATATAATCATCTGGAGTTTCTACTTCAACTTTCATAATAGGTTCTAATAAAACTGGTTTAGCTTTTTTAAAACCATTTTTAAATGCTATAGAAGCAGCTAATTTAAATGCCAATTCAGATGAATCAACATCATGATAAGAACCAAAGTAAAGTCGTACGCCAATATCTACTACAGGATAACCAGCTAATGGTCCATATTTTAATTGTTCTTGAATGCCTTTATCAATAGCAGAAATATATTCACCAGGTATAACACCTCCTTTTATATCATTGATAAATATGTATCCTTCACCTCCTGGATCTAATGGAAATAATTCTATAACAACATGACCATATTGACCTCTGCCACCTGATTGTTTAATATGTTTTCCTTCAATATCTTCTACTTTATTGAGAATGGTTTCACGATATGCTACTTGAGGCTTTCCAACATTAGCATCAACACTAAATTCTCGTTTCATCCGATCAATAATAATTTCTAAATGCAATTCTCCCATCCCAGAAATTATTGTTTGATTAGATTCTTGATCAGTTTTAACTCGAAAAGATGGATCTTCTTTTGCTAATCGACTTAAAGCTAATCCCATTTTTTCTTGATCGACTTTAGTCTTTGGTTCTACAGAAATCGAAATAACTGGTTCTGGAAATTCCATACGCTCTAATATAATAGGTTGATTTAAATCACATAAAGTATCACCAGTAGTGACATCTTTTAATCCAATAGCTGCAGCTATATCACCTGCATATACTTCTTTAATTTCTTCTCTTTTATT
The nucleotide sequence above comes from Buchnera aphidicola (Brachycaudus tragopogonis). Encoded proteins:
- the tuf gene encoding elongation factor Tu encodes the protein MSKEKFQRLKPHINVGTIGHVDHGKTTLTAAITTVLSKKYGGSARAFDQIDNAPEEKARGITINTSHVEYDTEFRHYAHVDCPGHADYIKNMITGAAQMDGAILVVAATDGPMPQTREHILLGRQVGVPYIVVFLNKCDMVDDEELLELVEMEVRDLLTQYDFPGDDTPIVRGSALKALEGDPEWESKIIDLSKFLDSYIPEPKRAIDQDFLLPIEDVFSISGRGTVVTGRVEKGVIKVGEEVEIVGIKKTTKTTCTGVEMFRKLLDEGRAGENVGVLLRGTKRDEIERGQVLAKPGSIHPHTTFESEVYVLSKEEGGRHTPFFKGYRPQFYFRTTDVTGAIELPEGVEMVMPGDNIKMTVTLINPIAMADGLRFAIREGGRTVGAGVVSKVLI